A region from the Ammospiza nelsoni isolate bAmmNel1 chromosome 1, bAmmNel1.pri, whole genome shotgun sequence genome encodes:
- the LOC132070791 gene encoding uncharacterized protein LOC132070791 yields MQGGEKGSGGAISRGGAAAEQGGQAAAVQAGGAGKEITGDMSSGVAFVSATPGAAAAPAGRVAEMRAKGRTRKDPGGESQTSTGVLDTGGELGEAAQPQRATVGRRRRRAVVKSDPVRRSARIAEWARGPAGGGLCTPVGEVVTASEEEETESGTDRGEETSEVEQGGESDVSSGETGSGSESTHARRAERGRGRASSPVTSRARRGRARDSTSRDSTPSPDLADSVSDTAVNRKRKSSRAHSVIRAGEAGDSAT; encoded by the exons atgcaggggggggaaaagggatcGGGAGGGGCGATTTCtcgcggcggcgcggcggcagAGCAGGGCGGCCAGGCTGCGGCGGTGCAGGCGGGAGGCGCGGGTAAAGAGATAACAGGAGACATGAGTTCCGGTGTGGCTTTTGTCAGCGCAACgccgggggcggcggccgcCCCGGCCGGCAGGGTAGCAGAGATGCGTGCAAAAGGCAGGACTCGCAAAGACCCGGGGGGGGAGTCACAAACCAGCACGGGGGTGTTAGACACGGGCGGCGAATTGGGGGAAGCTGCGCAGCCCCAAAGGGCCACCGTAGGGAGACGCAGGAGGCGCGCGGTTGTGAAGTCAGACCCAGTGCGGAGGTCGGCTCGGATTGCGGAGTGGGCCCGGGggccggcggggggcgggctgtGCACACCGGTTGGAGAAGTGGTCACAgcgtcagaggaggaggagacagagtcagggacagaCCGAGGGGAGGAGACCTCGGAGGTGGAAcaagggggagagagtgacgtcagctcgggagagacagggagcggCTCGGAGAGCACGCATGCACGGAGAGCAGAacgcgggcgggggcgggccaGTTCCCCTGTGACGTCTcgggcgaggaggggccgtgctcgggatTCTACATCCCGGGACTCCACACCCTCTCCAGACTTG gcAGACTCGGTCTCAGACACGGCAGTCAACCGGAAGAGGAAGAGCAGTCGAGCTCATTCCgtcatccgagctggggaggccggtgacagcgccacctag